From Pan troglodytes isolate AG18354 chromosome 11, NHGRI_mPanTro3-v2.0_pri, whole genome shotgun sequence, the proteins below share one genomic window:
- the SURF1 gene encoding surfeit locus protein 1 isoform X2 produces MPPASRKRPRGWAPASAAWRSVLRVSPRPGVAWRPSRCGSSAAEASATKAEDDSFLQWVLLLIPVTAFGLGTWQVQRRKWKLNLIAELESRVLAEPVPLPADPMELKNLEYRPVKVRGCFDHSKELYMMPRTMVDPVREAREGGLISSSTQSGAYVVTPFHCTDLGVTILVNRGFIPRKKVNPETRQKGQIEGEVDLIGMVRLTETRQPFVPENNPERNHWHYRDLEAMARITGAEPIFIDANFQSTVPGGPIGGQTRVTLRNEHLQYIVTWYGLSAATSYLWFKKFLRGTPGV; encoded by the exons ATGCCTCCTGCGTCCCGGAAGCGCCCGcggggctgg GCCCCGGCCAGCGCCGCCTGGAGGAGCGTCCTCAGGGTCTCCCCGCGCCCAG GGGTGGCCTGGAGGCCAAGCAGATGTGGCAGTTCTGCAGCAGAAGCATCTGCCACAAAAGCGGAAGATGACTCCTTTCTTCAGTGGGTCCTGCTCCTCATCCCTGTGACTGCCTTTGGCTTGGGGACATGGCAG GTCCAGCGTCGGAAGTGGAAGCTGAACCTGATTGCAGAGTTGGAGTCCAGAGTTCTGGCTGAGCCTGTCCCTCTGCCAGCGGA CCCAATGGAACTGAAAAATCTGGAGTATAGGCCAGTGAAGGTCAGGGGGTGCTTTGACCACTCCAAGGAGCTGTATATGATGCCCCGGACCATGGTGGACCCTGTCCGGGAGGCCCGGGAGGGCGGCCTCATCTCCTCCTCAACTCAGAGTGGGGCCTATGTGGTCACTCCCTTCCACTGCACCGACCTGGG AGTCACCATCCTGGTAAATAGAGGGTTCATTCCCAGGAAGAAAGTGAATCCTGAAACCCGGCAGAAAGGCCAG ATTGAGGGAGAAGTGGACCTCATTGGGATGGTGAGGCTGACAGAAACCAGGCAGCCTTTTGTCCCTGAGAACAATCCAGAAAGGAACCACTGGCATTATCGAGACCTGGAAGCTATGGCCAGAATCACAGGCGCAGAGCCCATCTTCATTGATGCCAACTTCC AGAGCACAGTCCCTGGAGGACCCATTGGAGGGCAAACCAGAGTTACTCTGAGGAACGAGCATCTGCAGTACATCGTGACCTG GTATGGACTCTCTGCAGCTACATCCTACCTGTGGTTTAAGAAATTCCTACGTGGGACACCTGGTGTGTGA
- the SURF1 gene encoding surfeit locus protein 1 isoform X1 produces MAAGAASQLGLRAAGLGRAPASAAWRSVLRVSPRPGVAWRPSRCGSSAAEASATKAEDDSFLQWVLLLIPVTAFGLGTWQVQRRKWKLNLIAELESRVLAEPVPLPADPMELKNLEYRPVKVRGCFDHSKELYMMPRTMVDPVREAREGGLISSSTQSGAYVVTPFHCTDLGVTILVNRGFIPRKKVNPETRQKGQIEGEVDLIGMVRLTETRQPFVPENNPERNHWHYRDLEAMARITGAEPIFIDANFQSTVPGGPIGGQTRVTLRNEHLQYIVTWYGLSAATSYLWFKKFLRGTPGV; encoded by the exons atggcggCGGGGGCTGCGTCGCAGCTGGGGCTGCGGGCGGCGGGGCTGGGACGG GCCCCGGCCAGCGCCGCCTGGAGGAGCGTCCTCAGGGTCTCCCCGCGCCCAG GGGTGGCCTGGAGGCCAAGCAGATGTGGCAGTTCTGCAGCAGAAGCATCTGCCACAAAAGCGGAAGATGACTCCTTTCTTCAGTGGGTCCTGCTCCTCATCCCTGTGACTGCCTTTGGCTTGGGGACATGGCAG GTCCAGCGTCGGAAGTGGAAGCTGAACCTGATTGCAGAGTTGGAGTCCAGAGTTCTGGCTGAGCCTGTCCCTCTGCCAGCGGA CCCAATGGAACTGAAAAATCTGGAGTATAGGCCAGTGAAGGTCAGGGGGTGCTTTGACCACTCCAAGGAGCTGTATATGATGCCCCGGACCATGGTGGACCCTGTCCGGGAGGCCCGGGAGGGCGGCCTCATCTCCTCCTCAACTCAGAGTGGGGCCTATGTGGTCACTCCCTTCCACTGCACCGACCTGGG AGTCACCATCCTGGTAAATAGAGGGTTCATTCCCAGGAAGAAAGTGAATCCTGAAACCCGGCAGAAAGGCCAG ATTGAGGGAGAAGTGGACCTCATTGGGATGGTGAGGCTGACAGAAACCAGGCAGCCTTTTGTCCCTGAGAACAATCCAGAAAGGAACCACTGGCATTATCGAGACCTGGAAGCTATGGCCAGAATCACAGGCGCAGAGCCCATCTTCATTGATGCCAACTTCC AGAGCACAGTCCCTGGAGGACCCATTGGAGGGCAAACCAGAGTTACTCTGAGGAACGAGCATCTGCAGTACATCGTGACCTG GTATGGACTCTCTGCAGCTACATCCTACCTGTGGTTTAAGAAATTCCTACGTGGGACACCTGGTGTGTGA
- the SURF1 gene encoding surfeit locus protein 1 isoform X3, with protein sequence MELKNLEYRPVKVRGCFDHSKELYMMPRTMVDPVREAREGGLISSSTQSGAYVVTPFHCTDLGVTILVNRGFIPRKKVNPETRQKGQIEGEVDLIGMVRLTETRQPFVPENNPERNHWHYRDLEAMARITGAEPIFIDANFQSTVPGGPIGGQTRVTLRNEHLQYIVTWYGLSAATSYLWFKKFLRGTPGV encoded by the exons ATGGAACTGAAAAATCTGGAGTATAGGCCAGTGAAGGTCAGGGGGTGCTTTGACCACTCCAAGGAGCTGTATATGATGCCCCGGACCATGGTGGACCCTGTCCGGGAGGCCCGGGAGGGCGGCCTCATCTCCTCCTCAACTCAGAGTGGGGCCTATGTGGTCACTCCCTTCCACTGCACCGACCTGGG AGTCACCATCCTGGTAAATAGAGGGTTCATTCCCAGGAAGAAAGTGAATCCTGAAACCCGGCAGAAAGGCCAG ATTGAGGGAGAAGTGGACCTCATTGGGATGGTGAGGCTGACAGAAACCAGGCAGCCTTTTGTCCCTGAGAACAATCCAGAAAGGAACCACTGGCATTATCGAGACCTGGAAGCTATGGCCAGAATCACAGGCGCAGAGCCCATCTTCATTGATGCCAACTTCC AGAGCACAGTCCCTGGAGGACCCATTGGAGGGCAAACCAGAGTTACTCTGAGGAACGAGCATCTGCAGTACATCGTGACCTG GTATGGACTCTCTGCAGCTACATCCTACCTGTGGTTTAAGAAATTCCTACGTGGGACACCTGGTGTGTGA
- the RPL7A gene encoding large ribosomal subunit protein eL8, with the protein MPKGKKAKGKKVAPAPAVVKKQEAKKVVNPLFEKRPKNFGIGQDIQPKRDLTRFVKWPRYIRLQRQRAILYKRLKVPPAINQFTQALDRQTATQLLKLAHKYRPETKQEKKQRLLARAEKKAAGKGDVPTKRPPVLRAGVNTVTTLVENKKAQLVVIAHDVDPIELVVFLPALCRKMGVPYCIIKGKARLGRLVHRKTCTTVAFTQVNSEDKGALAKLVEAIRTNYNDRYDEIRRHWGGNVLGPKSVARIAKLEKAKAKELATKLG; encoded by the exons CCGAAAGGAAAGAAGGCCAAGGGAAAGAAGGTGGCTCCGGCCCCAGCTGTCGTGAAGAAGCAGGAGGCTAAGAAAGTGGTGAATCCCCTGTTTGAGAAAAGGCCTAAGAATTTTGGCATTG GACAGGACATCCAGCCCAAAAGAGACCTCACCCGCTTTGTGAAATGGCCCCGCTATATCAGGTTGCAGCGGCAGAGAGCCATCCTCTATAAGCGGCTGAAAGTGCCTCCTGCGATTAACCAGTTCACCCAGGCCCTGGACCGCCAAACAG CTACTCAGCTGCTTAAGCTGGCCCACAAGTACAGACCAGAgacaaagcaagagaagaagCAGAGACTGTTGGCCCGGGCCGAGAAGAAAGCTGCTGGCAAAGGGGACGTCCCGACGAAGAGACCACCTGTCCTTCGAGCAG GAGTTAACACCGTCACCACCTTGGTGGAGAACAAGAAAGCTCAGCTGGTGGTGATTGCACACGACGTGGATCCCATCGAG CTGGTTGTCTTCTTGCCTGCCCTGTGTCGTAAAATGGGGGTCCCTTACTGCATTATCAAGGGGAAGGCAAGACTGGGACGTCTAGTCCACAGGAAGACCTGCACCACTGTCGCCTTCACACAGGTGAACTC GGAAGACAAAGGCGCTTTGGCTAAGCTGGTGGAAGCTATCAGGACCAATTACAATGACAGATACGATGAG atCCGCCGTCACTGGGGTGGCAATGTCCTGGGTCCTAAGTCTGTGGCTCGTATCGCCAAGCTCGAAAAGGCAAAGGCTAAAGAACTTGCCACTAAACTGGGTTAA